One window of the Salvelinus fontinalis isolate EN_2023a chromosome 2, ASM2944872v1, whole genome shotgun sequence genome contains the following:
- the LOC129814050 gene encoding 60S ribosomal protein L17 gives MVRYSLDPENPTKSCKSRGSNLRVHFKNTRETAQAIKGMHIRKATKYLKDVTIKHQCVPFRRYNGGVGRCAQAKQFDWTQGRWPKKSAEFLLHMLKNAESNAELKGLDVDSLVIEHIQVNKAPKMRRRTYRAHGRINPYMSSPCHIEMILTEKEQIVPKPEEEVATKKKVSQKKLKKQKLMARE, from the exons ATGGTCCGCTATTCGCTCGACCCCGAGAACCCGACTAAGT CATGCAAGTCGAGGGGCTCTAATCTCCGGGTTCACTTCAAG AACACACGTGAGACAGCTCAGGCCATCAAAGGCATGCACATCCGCAAGGCCACCAAATACCTGAAGGATGTTACCATCAAGCATCAGTGTGTTCCCTTCCGCCGCTACAATGGGGGTGTTGGCAGGTGTGCCCAG GCCAAGCAGTTTGACTGgacacagggacgctggcccaagAAGAGCGCGGAGTTCCTTCTCCACATGCTGAAGAATGCTGAGAGCAACGCTGAGCTTAAG GGTTTGGATGTAGACTCCCTGGTGATCGAGCACATCCAAGTGAACAAGGCCCCAAAGATGCGCAGACGCACATACCGTGCCCACGGTCGCATCAACCCCTACATGAGCTCTCCATGCCACATTGAGATGATCCTCACAGAGAAGGAGCAGATTGTTCCCAAACCAGAGGAGGAGGTCGCCACTAAGAAAAAG